The Mycolicibacterium fluoranthenivorans genome has a window encoding:
- a CDS encoding hemophore-related protein, with the protein MVKVSGKKIVLTLVGMAATLPLTAGIASATPDLSPVVNTTCSYDQVVGAMNAERPDLAQQFSAQPVGQAMLRNFLASGPAERQRTATQIANTPGASRYFDGIAQIITTCNNY; encoded by the coding sequence ATGGTGAAGGTGTCGGGAAAGAAGATCGTGCTCACCCTGGTCGGGATGGCAGCCACGCTGCCGCTGACCGCAGGCATCGCGTCGGCGACCCCCGACCTGAGCCCCGTGGTCAACACGACGTGTAGCTACGACCAGGTCGTCGGGGCGATGAACGCGGAACGGCCTGATCTGGCTCAGCAGTTCAGTGCTCAGCCGGTCGGGCAGGCCATGCTGCGCAACTTCCTGGCCTCGGGCCCGGCAGAGCGCCAGCGCACCGCGACGCAGATCGCGAACACTCCGGGTGCGTCGAGGTACTTCGACGGGATCGCGCAGATCATCACGACCTGCAACAACTACTGA
- a CDS encoding TetR family transcriptional regulator, whose translation MGAAIAEFKRSGLAAADVAAIVAAAGVAHGTFFFHFPTKEHVLLELERREEERIAKQFRQFLKTQDDLASVLREVARLILGLERRLGDVLFKDFLALHFSQTRPPAEDVQDHPLIVLVAEQIELARGRGDIDSAVTPMNSAVYFLLGLYALLITTGDWPTRDDLLDDYLTRTLRSMQPPA comes from the coding sequence ATGGGCGCAGCGATCGCCGAGTTCAAGCGCTCCGGCCTGGCGGCCGCCGACGTGGCCGCCATCGTGGCCGCGGCAGGGGTCGCGCACGGGACCTTCTTCTTCCACTTCCCCACCAAGGAACATGTCCTGCTGGAGTTGGAACGGCGCGAAGAGGAACGGATCGCCAAGCAGTTCAGGCAGTTCCTCAAGACACAGGACGATCTTGCCTCGGTGTTGCGCGAAGTGGCCCGGCTGATCCTGGGTCTGGAACGCAGGCTGGGCGATGTTCTCTTCAAAGACTTTCTGGCGCTGCATTTCTCCCAGACCCGGCCACCCGCCGAGGACGTTCAGGATCACCCGTTGATCGTCCTGGTCGCCGAGCAGATCGAACTGGCTCGGGGGCGCGGCGACATCGACAGCGCGGTCACGCCGATGAACAGCGCCGTGTACTTCCTGCTGGGGCTCTACGCGCTGCTGATCACCACCGGCGACTGGCCTACGCGCGACGATCTGCTCGACGACTACCTGACCCGGACCCTGCGCAGCATGCAACCGCCGGCCTGA
- a CDS encoding cytochrome P450, whose product MSIDDVVDDDRKKNKYHFDRHTPEYRLQFEKITEEMQTRCPMAWTDVYNGHWVAADSKHVFELARCPVVSNDHDITGEGTGYEGISIPLASRASAVRGGILEMDEPDHSTYRGALNPYLSPAAIKRWVPFVDEITRAALDEHIESGRIDFVDHLANVVPAVLTLAMMGLDLKKWKVYSEPTHASVYTPEHSPDRAKINEQHREMGIDLLTNMFAMKENPKPGLINALLQLRIDGEPAPDMEILGNLGLIIGGGFDTTTALTAHALEWLGEHPEQRELLSRERADLLNPATEEFLRFFTPAPGDGRTFSADVEVEGTRFKEGERLWISWAMANRDPAVFENPNTIVMDRKGNRHFSFGIGVHRCVGSNVARTVFKSMLTAVLDRMPDYVCDPEGTVHYDSIGVIQGMRNLPATFTPGRRRGPGLDETLENLQRICDEQELARPITERKEVAVIDW is encoded by the coding sequence GTGAGTATCGACGACGTGGTTGACGACGACCGCAAGAAGAACAAGTACCACTTCGACCGGCACACACCGGAGTACCGGCTGCAGTTCGAGAAGATCACCGAGGAAATGCAGACCCGGTGCCCGATGGCGTGGACCGATGTCTACAACGGGCACTGGGTGGCCGCCGACAGCAAGCACGTCTTCGAGCTGGCTCGCTGCCCCGTGGTCTCCAATGACCACGACATCACCGGGGAGGGAACGGGTTACGAAGGCATCAGCATCCCGCTGGCCAGCCGGGCGTCCGCCGTCCGCGGCGGGATCCTGGAGATGGACGAGCCCGACCACAGCACCTACCGCGGTGCGCTGAACCCCTACCTGTCGCCGGCCGCGATCAAGCGGTGGGTGCCGTTCGTCGACGAGATCACCCGCGCCGCACTCGACGAGCACATCGAGTCCGGTCGTATCGATTTCGTCGATCATCTGGCCAATGTGGTTCCCGCGGTACTGACCCTGGCGATGATGGGTCTGGACCTGAAGAAGTGGAAGGTCTACAGCGAGCCCACCCACGCGTCGGTGTACACCCCCGAGCACTCACCAGACCGCGCGAAGATCAACGAACAGCATCGCGAGATGGGTATCGACCTGCTCACCAACATGTTCGCGATGAAGGAGAACCCCAAGCCGGGCCTGATCAACGCCCTGCTCCAACTTCGCATCGACGGTGAGCCCGCCCCCGATATGGAGATCCTGGGCAACCTGGGCCTGATCATCGGTGGCGGATTCGACACCACGACGGCTCTGACGGCACACGCTCTGGAATGGCTGGGCGAGCACCCGGAACAGCGTGAGCTGCTCAGCCGGGAACGTGCGGACCTGCTCAATCCGGCCACCGAGGAGTTCCTGCGCTTCTTCACACCCGCCCCCGGCGACGGCCGCACGTTCTCGGCTGACGTCGAGGTGGAGGGCACCCGGTTCAAAGAGGGCGAGCGCCTGTGGATCTCGTGGGCGATGGCCAACCGGGATCCGGCGGTGTTCGAGAATCCGAACACCATCGTCATGGACCGTAAAGGCAACCGGCACTTCAGTTTCGGCATCGGCGTGCACCGTTGCGTGGGCTCCAACGTGGCGCGCACCGTCTTCAAGTCCATGCTGACGGCCGTGCTGGACCGGATGCCCGACTATGTCTGCGATCCGGAGGGCACCGTGCACTACGACAGCATCGGTGTCATCCAGGGCATGCGGAACCTGCCCGCCACCTTCACCCCCGGTCGGCGGCGGGGCCCCGGTCTCGACGAGACGCTGGAGAACCTGCAACGCATCTGCGACGAGCAGGAGCTGGCCCGGCCCATCACCGAACGCAAGGAAGTCGCCGTCATCGACTGGTAG
- a CDS encoding ferredoxin has protein sequence MKVSVDGSRCQGHTLCAMIAPDSFELDDVDGHASPVSDIVPDDQQEAVREAAHSCPEQAIVIE, from the coding sequence GTGAAGGTTTCAGTCGACGGCTCACGTTGCCAGGGACACACGTTGTGCGCGATGATCGCGCCCGATTCGTTCGAACTCGACGATGTCGACGGCCATGCGTCACCGGTTTCCGACATCGTCCCCGACGACCAGCAGGAGGCGGTGCGCGAAGCGGCGCACTCCTGCCCCGAACAGGCAATCGTCATCGAATGA
- a CDS encoding mycofactocin-coupled SDR family oxidoreductase, translating into MGSSASTEGRVAGKVAFITGAARGQGRSHAIRLAEEGADIIAVDLCKNLDTIGYPLATPEDLEETARFVEKAGRRIVTAQADVREAGQLKEALDAGLAEFGKVDIVVAQAGVAAMKGQPPMQAWTDGINTNLVGTINAIQVALPHLTEGASIIATASAAALMDAHNKPNPGSDPGGMGYMVSKRMISEYVHYLATELSPRGIRANVIHPTNCNTNMLQSEPMYRSFRPDLEHPELKDAEPVFYVQQAMKVPWVEPVDISNAVLWLASDEARFVTGMQLRVDAGGYLKWYDYHI; encoded by the coding sequence ATGGGAAGCAGTGCGAGCACTGAAGGCCGGGTTGCCGGAAAAGTCGCATTCATCACCGGTGCCGCGCGCGGGCAGGGTCGCAGCCACGCGATCCGGCTCGCCGAAGAGGGCGCCGACATCATCGCCGTCGACCTGTGCAAGAACCTCGACACCATCGGCTATCCGCTGGCCACACCTGAGGATCTCGAAGAGACCGCGCGCTTCGTCGAGAAGGCGGGCCGCCGCATCGTCACCGCGCAGGCCGATGTCCGCGAGGCCGGCCAGCTCAAGGAGGCGCTCGACGCCGGCCTGGCCGAGTTCGGCAAGGTCGACATCGTCGTGGCCCAGGCCGGTGTCGCCGCCATGAAAGGCCAGCCACCGATGCAGGCCTGGACCGACGGCATCAACACCAACCTGGTCGGCACCATCAACGCCATCCAGGTCGCGCTGCCGCATCTGACCGAAGGCGCGTCGATCATCGCGACCGCATCCGCGGCCGCCCTCATGGATGCGCACAACAAGCCCAATCCAGGTTCGGATCCCGGCGGTATGGGCTACATGGTGTCCAAGCGGATGATCTCCGAATACGTGCACTACCTGGCCACCGAGCTCTCCCCCCGCGGGATCCGGGCCAATGTCATCCACCCGACCAACTGCAACACGAACATGCTGCAGAGCGAACCGATGTACCGCTCGTTCCGGCCCGATCTGGAGCATCCGGAACTCAAGGACGCCGAGCCGGTCTTCTACGTGCAGCAGGCCATGAAGGTGCCGTGGGTCGAGCCGGTCGACATCAGCAACGCGGTGCTGTGGCTGGCCTCCGACGAGGCCCGGTTCGTCACCGGTATGCAGCTGCGGGTCGACGCCGGCGGCTACCTCAAGTGGTACGACTACCACATCTGA
- a CDS encoding SDR family NAD(P)-dependent oxidoreductase has translation MKNAVVTGGGSGIGLAISNRLRADGYHVAVLDLNPSDAPNSFVADVTDRAAVDKAMNAIRAQLGPVSILVNAAGLDSFGKFLDTSFERWQRVIDVNLNGVFHCVQAVLPDMIEAGWGRIVNISSSSTHSGQPFMAPYVAAKSAVNGLTKSLALEYGPVGITVNAVPPGFIDTPMLRKAEDRGFLGDTDKQIAQTPVRRMGKPEDIAAACAFFISEEASYITGQILGVNGGRNT, from the coding sequence GTGAAGAATGCTGTCGTGACCGGCGGCGGGTCCGGGATCGGGCTGGCCATCTCGAACCGACTCCGCGCCGACGGGTACCACGTCGCCGTCCTCGATCTCAACCCGTCTGACGCGCCGAACTCGTTCGTGGCCGACGTCACCGACCGGGCCGCCGTCGACAAGGCGATGAACGCCATCCGCGCCCAGCTGGGTCCTGTCTCCATCCTGGTCAACGCGGCGGGCCTGGACAGCTTCGGCAAGTTCCTCGACACCTCGTTCGAGCGTTGGCAGCGCGTCATCGACGTCAACCTCAACGGCGTCTTCCACTGCGTCCAGGCCGTGCTGCCGGACATGATCGAGGCCGGCTGGGGACGCATCGTCAACATCTCGTCGTCCAGCACACATTCGGGCCAGCCCTTCATGGCGCCGTACGTGGCGGCCAAGTCGGCGGTCAACGGACTGACGAAGTCACTCGCGCTGGAGTACGGGCCGGTGGGGATCACGGTCAATGCCGTCCCACCGGGCTTCATCGACACCCCGATGCTCCGCAAGGCCGAAGATCGCGGGTTTCTCGGCGACACCGACAAGCAGATCGCCCAGACCCCGGTGCGGCGCATGGGCAAGCCCGAGGACATCGCAGCGGCGTGTGCGTTCTTCATCTCCGAGGAAGCCAGCTACATCACCGGACAGATCCTGGGCGTCAACGGCGGCCGGAACACTTAG
- a CDS encoding aldehyde dehydrogenase family protein: MLIDGQLVDAAQTFATLNPATAEVLGHAPDASVADAEAAVAAARRAFDGSGWATDVALRIRCLEQFHQALVEHRDELAALTTAEVGATPALNLGAQLDQPIAIVKYYTDLLRDYPLTEDLGNIESRGALHHRWVEKEAAGVVAAIIAYNYPNQLALAKLAPALAAGCTVVLKAAPDTPLITLALGELIARHTDIPAGVVNVISGADPQVGAVLTTSPDVDMVTFTGSTPTGRAIMSAASATLKRVFLELGGKSAAIVLDDADFGMAAVFSAFSMVTHAGQGCALTSRLLVPRSHHDEIVELVKTNFGHVRFGDPTDPSVYMGPLISAKQRDKVDAMVQRAVAAGATLVTGGEKKDPGFFYTPTLLTNVDPDSEIAQEEVFGPVLVVIAYDDDDEAVAIANNSIYGLSGAVFGSQERALAVARRIRTGTFSINGGNYFSPDSPFGGFKQSGIGREMGAAGLDEFLESKTFATVIGPAAQ; the protein is encoded by the coding sequence ATGCTGATCGACGGGCAACTGGTGGACGCGGCGCAGACCTTCGCGACACTCAACCCCGCCACCGCAGAGGTGCTGGGCCACGCGCCCGATGCGTCCGTCGCCGATGCCGAAGCGGCCGTCGCGGCCGCCCGCCGGGCCTTCGACGGTTCCGGGTGGGCCACCGATGTCGCCTTGCGGATCCGCTGCCTGGAACAGTTCCACCAGGCTCTCGTCGAGCACCGCGACGAGCTGGCCGCACTGACGACGGCGGAGGTGGGCGCGACACCCGCGCTGAACCTGGGCGCTCAGCTGGATCAGCCGATCGCCATCGTGAAGTACTACACAGACCTGCTGCGGGACTACCCGCTCACCGAGGATCTGGGCAATATCGAGAGCCGGGGCGCGCTGCACCACCGTTGGGTGGAGAAGGAAGCCGCGGGCGTCGTCGCCGCGATCATCGCGTACAACTACCCCAATCAGCTTGCGCTGGCCAAGCTCGCGCCGGCGCTGGCCGCAGGGTGCACGGTGGTACTCAAGGCCGCGCCGGACACCCCGCTGATCACGCTGGCCCTCGGTGAGTTGATCGCCCGTCACACCGACATCCCGGCCGGCGTCGTCAACGTCATCAGTGGCGCGGACCCGCAGGTCGGTGCGGTACTGACCACCAGCCCGGATGTCGACATGGTCACCTTCACCGGGTCGACCCCGACCGGCCGCGCCATCATGTCGGCCGCCAGCGCCACGTTGAAGAGGGTGTTCCTCGAACTCGGCGGCAAGTCGGCGGCCATCGTGCTCGACGACGCCGATTTCGGGATGGCCGCCGTGTTCTCGGCTTTCAGCATGGTGACCCATGCCGGCCAGGGCTGCGCGCTGACCTCCCGGCTGCTGGTGCCGCGCAGCCACCACGACGAGATCGTGGAGTTGGTCAAGACCAATTTCGGGCACGTCCGCTTCGGGGATCCCACCGACCCCTCCGTCTATATGGGACCGCTGATCAGTGCGAAGCAGCGCGACAAGGTCGACGCCATGGTGCAGCGCGCCGTCGCGGCCGGGGCCACGCTGGTCACCGGTGGGGAGAAGAAGGATCCGGGATTCTTCTACACCCCGACACTGCTCACGAATGTCGATCCCGACAGTGAGATCGCCCAGGAAGAGGTGTTCGGGCCGGTGCTCGTCGTCATCGCCTATGACGATGACGACGAGGCGGTGGCGATCGCCAACAATTCGATCTACGGCCTGTCCGGTGCGGTGTTCGGAAGTCAGGAGCGGGCGCTGGCGGTGGCCCGCAGGATCCGCACCGGCACCTTCTCCATCAACGGCGGCAACTACTTCAGCCCCGACAGCCCGTTCGGCGGGTTCAAGCAGTCGGGTATCGGCCGTGAGATGGGGGCCGCCGGGCTCGACGAGTTCCTGGAGTCCAAGACGTTCGCCACTGTGATCGGACCGGCGGCCCAGTAA
- a CDS encoding CaiB/BaiF CoA transferase family protein produces the protein MSKPLDGIRVLEVAMYGFVPSAGAVLAEWGADVIKVEHAVTGDPQRGLRQTGPLRVEGDPNPNIEHANRGKRSLGLDMSVPEGKEVLLELARRADVFLTSFLPGHRRKFGMDVDDIRAVNPSIIYARGSALGPRGAESEKGGYDMTAFWCRAGTAATITPPGVEGMVGPPGPAYGDTISGTNLAGGIAAALLKRERTGTPSVVDVSLLGSGLWAMGHTVALTSHLKQRLVAQPPGVHGSPINPLVGVYGTADDRYISFVMMQPTKFWADVCHHVDLPELADDPRFATAESIAEHTPEAVEILRKVMATRPLSKWSKKFATLAGPWAPVQDTLQAAEDAQIRANDYIVTAGELELVANPVQFDVVAPHTGGAPGFAEQTEEILLELGLDWDRIIELKTAGAVT, from the coding sequence ATGAGCAAGCCGCTGGACGGAATTCGCGTTCTCGAAGTCGCCATGTACGGGTTCGTCCCGTCGGCCGGCGCGGTGCTGGCCGAGTGGGGCGCCGATGTGATCAAGGTCGAGCATGCGGTGACGGGCGATCCGCAGCGCGGTCTGCGTCAGACCGGGCCGCTGCGCGTCGAGGGCGATCCCAACCCGAATATCGAACATGCCAATCGCGGGAAGCGCAGTCTGGGCCTGGATATGTCGGTGCCCGAAGGTAAAGAGGTGCTCCTGGAACTGGCACGGCGCGCCGATGTGTTCCTGACCAGCTTCCTGCCGGGGCACCGCAGGAAGTTCGGTATGGACGTCGACGATATCCGCGCGGTGAACCCGTCCATCATCTACGCGCGCGGCAGTGCGCTCGGGCCCCGCGGTGCGGAATCCGAGAAGGGCGGCTACGACATGACCGCCTTCTGGTGCCGGGCCGGTACCGCGGCCACCATCACGCCGCCGGGGGTGGAGGGCATGGTCGGTCCGCCCGGTCCCGCCTACGGTGACACCATTTCCGGCACCAACCTGGCCGGGGGTATCGCCGCGGCTTTGCTGAAGCGGGAACGCACCGGTACGCCTTCGGTGGTGGACGTGTCGCTGCTCGGCAGTGGCTTGTGGGCGATGGGGCACACCGTCGCGCTCACCTCGCACCTGAAGCAACGGCTGGTCGCCCAGCCGCCCGGCGTACATGGATCTCCGATCAATCCGCTCGTTGGGGTCTACGGCACTGCCGATGACCGCTACATTTCGTTCGTCATGATGCAGCCGACGAAGTTCTGGGCCGACGTGTGCCACCACGTCGACCTCCCCGAATTGGCCGACGACCCGAGGTTCGCCACCGCCGAGTCGATCGCGGAACACACCCCCGAGGCGGTCGAGATCCTCCGCAAGGTGATGGCCACCAGGCCGCTGTCCAAGTGGAGCAAGAAGTTTGCCACGCTGGCCGGCCCCTGGGCGCCGGTGCAGGACACCCTGCAGGCCGCCGAGGACGCTCAGATCCGTGCGAACGACTACATCGTCACCGCAGGCGAGCTGGAACTGGTGGCCAATCCGGTGCAGTTCGATGTCGTCGCGCCGCACACCGGTGGTGCGCCGGGATTCGCCGAACAGACCGAGGAGATCCTGCTGGAACTCGGGCTCGATTGGGATCGCATCATCGAGCTGAAAACCGCAGGCGCAGTTACTTAA